The genomic window CCGCGGCTGGTGACCTCCCTCCGGCGCCGCGCCGCGGCAGGTCGGGCCGGGCCGGGCCCAGCGGGCGGGCGGGCCCCGCCTCCGCCCTCCTCCCCCGGGCTCCAGCCACCCCTGTCctccgccccctccccctccGCCGCGCGGGCTGGCGGGCGGCCGTCCGTCCCGATGCCCGAGCCAGGCCCCAGGATGAACGGCTTCTCCCTCGGCGAGCTGTGCTGGCTCTTCTGCTGCCCGCCCTGCCCCAGCCGCATCGCCGCCAAGCTGGCCTTCCTGCCGCCCGAGCCCACCTACACCGTGCTGGCCCCGGAGCAGCGCGGGGAGCAGCCCCCGGCCCCGGCGCCGCAGCAGCAGCCGCAGCAGCAGCCGCAGCCGGCGCCGGCGTCCGAGGAGGCGGCCGGGGCGTGCAGCCTGCACCTGAGCGAGCGGGCGGACTGGCAGTACTCGCAGCGCGAGCTGGACGCCGTCGAGGTCTTCTTCTCGCGCACGGCCCGCGACAACCGGCTGGGCTGCATGTTCGTGCGCTGCGCGCCCAGCAGCCGCTACACGCTGCTCTTCTCGCACGGCAACGCCGTGGACCTGGGCCAGATGTGCAGCTTCTACATCGGCCTGGGCTCGCGCATCAACTGCAACATCTTCTCGTACGACTACTCGGGCTACGGCGTCAGCTCGGGCAAGCCCTCGGAGAAGAACCTGTACGCCGACATCGACGCCGCCTGGCAGGCCCTGCGGACCCGGTGAGCGGCGGGCGGCCCCCCGCGGCCTGGGGCGGCGGGATTCTGGGGGCCCCCTGCCCCGGGGACAGGGGCGGGGAGGGCAGAGGGCCTTGGCTTCCGCCCTGCAGGTGCCCGGGGGAGGGGGCTGTGACCAGATTGTGACCAGACCTTTCCCCTCCAGCTCCAGCCTTAGAATAAAGCCCCCCGGGTTCTTGGGCAGATCCAAGTCCCGAGGACCCAGGGTAAGGGCTGCTCGGCGAGGCACTGCAGAATATAGGGAGGGATGCTTGGAGAGTGGGTCTGAATTAAATTACTCTGGGCTTGATTCTTAGGAGAAGGCTCTTCAGCcaacttctccccacccccaccccccaaaaaagttgcTCTCCTTCCGGGCAGTCTTAAAAAAGAGAGCTTGCAATCCAGTGATAACGTGCCCTTGAAGTAGACCTTTCAGGTGAAGGTGGGCACACCGGTGGTGCCCCGAAGCCCGCTGTGCCCAAGAGATGGGGTCGATGGATGAGTCATTCTGTCACCTTTACTGTAGTCTTAGCTTACTCGTTGGAATCGGAGGTTATTGGGTGGGGGATCTTGTGTCCTTCAAGTAGCATTCCCATTGTAACGAGAAAAGACACTGGCTAGTGTTTAGAACTGGCAGGGAACTTGGGTGGTTGTTTTTTTGTCTAGGCCATGTCTATAAGTGGGATCAGTTACTTTACCTGTTCATGCCCCAGGTTCATCATCAGCAATACATCTTCCACCCAACCTCAGGCCAGACAGGGATGGTGAAGATTAATTAACATGGTATCTTTTTGGGCCctgaactgtgtgtgtgtgtgtgaaaagggCTCTTTATTGTATATAAGTACAGAATTAGGGTGTTCTTCCTGCTTTTCAGCCTTTATTTGAGATTGGGTTTTGTTAGGATTTCTATGTTATTGGTGTTCTCTCTGTGTGTAGACATATGTGAAAGATCCTTTGCATCCCTGGATAAATGAAATAGTTTCTCAACAAGGAAGTGTGTGCCCTCATATTTAACATCTGATGCTTACTCATGTTCTTGATGACAGTGTGATATAAGGAAGAACCTTATATCCTGAAGGTGATGTAATCATTTGGATTACAGGGTTTTTGAAATGATTCAGATGTGTTTGGATCACGTAGAACTATGTTGGATACAATCTACAAGTAGTAAAAAGTTATCTGAATAAATTGAGGGTTTGTAGTTCCCTACTTGACACACCTGATCATGGTTGAAAGCATTATGTAAGTAAGGGCTATTTACAGTGAAGTAATTGAAAATTTTGCAGTTTTACACCAATTTGGATGTAAGGTTGCTTTTCCAAAAGTTTGTGCCCAGTTTTACTCATGTCTTGGTTTCTAAGCTTTGAACAGGTCCCCTTTATTTCCCATACTTAGTCTTTTCCCTTCTATGGGAATCCTTCATCACAAATAAACTTCGTTGCTTAAAgtaacatttatcaagtacttggAGATTCAGAGAGGGCTCAGACATTGGTTTCTTTAAGGGGTTATATATTTGATGTACATTTCACTTATCCTTACAGCATGTGCATTATTCAGCCATCCAGTTAATCTGGCCCATCCTACTTTTCAAGTATTATTTTTCATTGCTGTCTTACACAGTCCCTCTACTTCAACCAAATTAGGCTACGACACATCTGGCATATATATGCCTTACACTTTTCCATCTCTATTTGCTCACATTTCTGCCATTGGTAATCTGAACTATTCCTCAACATAACTGAAATCTTGTTTCCTGCAGAAAATATTCCCCATCATCTGAACCAAAAGTCATTACATGATTATACATTATACTGTTATAATCTACTTGTGGTTATTGTCTGTGACACTCACATGGCATTTTTTAATAAGTTACTTCATTTAGTAGTAGTGCTAGACACTGTACTGggttctgaagacacaaagacagaaatgccacagttcctgttctcaggtATCTTATATTCAGTTGGGCAGAAACAGCATGGAAAGTAAACACTGAATATAAATCTCAAGTAGATACAGAGTTATTTGGAGGGTGAGGGCATCAGAAACTTCATGAGACAAATGAGAATAAACCTTCTCTGACTTTTGTAGGAAGGTAGGGAATTCAAATATCTAGGCGAGAGTATATTAGAGGTAGAAGAAAGGCTTCTGCAAAGGTATGAAGATGGTGGTTATCCAAACCTTGGGATCTGAGGAGTCAGAGTCAAACTGTCACAGAATGTTAGGcatttggaaggaaccttaaaagtaTATCTCCTGGTCAAACATCTTGTTAGCATTTGGGAAACAGGTCAGAGAGGTGAATTAACTTGCCCACAGACACACAGGTAAGTAGCAATCCTATATTCTAAATCAAGGGTTGTTTCCCTTCCACCATAGTGCCTAATATATTTCCTTGTTTGCAGTTATTTAAATATATCTTACATCCTCAGTTAGAATGGCATCCTTATCAAATGCTTCTCTGGAAACAGGGATTTTGTCATGTTTCCCATAGCATCTTGCAAAGGACAGGCAATCTATTTGTTGGATGAATTaggtaaataaaattatttactaAGCCAAATCTTTACAAAATGAATTAGACCTTATTTCCAAATTTTAATGCTTAAGTGGTAAAACTAGTCAAAACAAAAGTGTTAACCTATATTTTGTAAAGCTCCAATACTTGAATTGAACATAATTCATCACAGtgtttcatatttcattttattttaaatgtatatttcacATTAATGATATGGCATGCAATAGTCATATACTTTGGAGTTTTTAAAAGTAGCTGTTTGAAATTTAGCCCACTGAGAACCAGTATTAGTTGCAAATAATAGTAGGAATATGTATATTGTTACTTCCCCTACAGCTAGAGATAATGCTCTTAGACCAAGGAAGTTGTTACAAATAAACTATAAAGACACTTGTAGGGAATAGTTGTAGAAAGAGATTGAAGTAATTCAGTGTAGAATTTCTAGGGAAATGAATTTAGAGTCAAGAAAAGGAGGTATAGTGGGCATGGAGCTTGATTTAAGGCATAGGGGTATCAGTTTTAAAATGTTCACTAATGTATATACCGTACCCTGTACCTTTAGCACTTTGGGGAAATAACATAGATGAACGTACCCATCTGTGCCTAAGGACTTACAGTACAATAAGGGGGTTCAGATAAATACATGAAGAACTATAATGCAACAGAAATCAAGTTTATAGATGTttcttaagtgcctgctatattcAAGATAGATaatactggagataaaaagattaaaaaaaaacaacaaatcctGCCCTCAGTGAACTTATCTACTCTACAATGGGTAAAAGATGGAATGTAAAATGTGTACAGGTAAATATAATACAAGGTAAAGTAGTAAGTActatgagaaagggagaaagagtgCTAAAGGATTTCAGAGTGAGGAGAGCACTTCCAGATGTGTGGATCAGAGAAAAGGTTTAATGGAGGAAGTGGCATTTGATTTATATCTTGAAAGATGGGTAGGATTTTTATAGATAGAATAAGGAGGGCAGAGAAAATGACAAGAGTGATGGTAGCTAGAAAACATCTTTGAGAACTGTCCATTAGTGCAGTTGAACTGGAGCTTAAGATATTTAGGGGAATGGGTAGCAAAAGATAAGATTGTAAAGGTGTGGGTTGACCCAAAGCATGGAGAAATTTAAAAGCCAGGCTagggaattttaattttatagacaTTGAGGACCCTTGAAACTTTGAgtctgatatatgtatatatatatacatatatcagatCAATTAGTAATAATAAGTTTGACAGTTGTATGTATTGGAAGGGGAGAGACTATAAGATTGTAAGATCAGTAAGGAAATTGGcataattttctttcacctctGAGGTACTTTGAGATAATGTAGGTTCAAGTCACACATGAACAAGAATCACCTGTATGTTAAGTAGTCGTTCAGTGTTTGTAGAACTTTATTGTTGGGGAATACCCATCCCCTCCTAAAGCAGCTCTTTCTGCTTTTGTACAACTCTTTTATCGataaaaaatttttcattttatcaaccTGAAATTTGCATCTTTGCAACTTCCatccattgttcctagttttAACTTCTGAGATGAAGCAAAACAAGTCCATCTTGTTCCATATGACAATCTACCCATGAAGTCAGTGATCACATTTCCCTTAGTCTTGGCAAAATATTCCTAGTCTCTTCAACCAGTTTTTGTTATGTAGTGGCTCCCGACTTCTTTATCATCTTCATTGCCTTCTTTTGGATGTGCTCTAGCTTCTTAATGTGCTTCCTGAAGTATAATCCTCATAACTGGACACAGTACTCTATCATCATTTCTTCAACTGTGGGTTGAGAGCCCATATGGGTTTTCGAAAAATTTCGCAACAGTAAAAAGGTTTCTGAACGCGCAGAAACCAAAAGTTAATTAGCAATCAAACATATAATGAATCCTAGGtgttctggcagcacttgcccatgTGCACAACTTCCCTGCCCCCTTGGTTCTGAACAGAAAGCATGTTCACTTggcactgtgcatgccctcaggccatgcaaggCTGACTGGAGCCCAACAAAAGCTGTGAAAAAGGCTCCAGTAGAAAAAGTTTTAAGATCTGCTCTAGGTGTGATTTCTGGTCCCCTCCTTGTGgtggtgttgttgttcagtcttgtccaactcttcaagacctcATTTGGGGGGtatcttgacaaagatgctggagtagtttgccatttcctcttgcagctcatttcacagatgaggaactgaggcaaaaagggttatttaaataagtgacttgaccagggtcacacagctagtaagtgtctgaggccagatttgaactcagaaggaagagtctttctgatttcaagcctgacactctatccaccatgccatcttTCTACATTCCATGTTGTTGGTAGGCCAGGAAAAAGGTTGGAAGACAGTATCTTAGAAAAAGTACTTATTTGGAAATTAGGAGCCCAGGATTCTGGTTCTGGATCCTTttctaactagctctgtgacttttgGTCACTTTTTAatctctcagggtctcagttaccccatataaaatgaggacagaaaaaaatcatgtttGAACTCCAATTAagctttaaaatatagttttaggTAACAGGCCTAAAGTAGGGCAATGATAGTAAGAAGAGGCAGTAggagataaatacaaaattatttaggAATTAGAAATCTGTGTGACTTAGGAACTAATTGGATGTAAGGCCAAGGAATGGGGAAAACAATCAGTCAAGTATTCATTCATCAGCATTTGTTCTCCTTCATCCAATATTCTTTCACCCTCTAAATGCcaagtcttccttattcctcAGTCTCAAcatctctttcatcttttcccttttcttatacCACTGTCATTCTGGTCAGTCCCTCATGACATCTGATGATGTCATGTCTCCTCCTTGGTTCTCCTACTACACAGGTGTCAAACTGGTATGACTAAAGAGATCTGATCgtatcactcctctgctcaaaaacaGCCTCAGTGGCTCACCATTGCCTTTAGCATAAAATATAAGTGCCTTGTGTGGTATTTCAGTCAGTCTATAAACATTCATAAGGTACTTGCTATGTGACAGGcacatagggcagctaggtggcttagtggagagagtgctgagccaggagtcaggaagacctgagttcaaatatgacctcacaacacttactagctgtgtaatagtccaggtgtgaagtaGCCCTGCACCAAGTGGTAGCAGAATCAGAAGACAGAAACAAGAGAATGCCAGGGATGTTTCAAGGTAAAAATGGACAGGTCTTGGCAAGAGATTGGATAtgaaggggatggagggatgagagagagtgaggagtcaaggatgacatctaggttgtgagcctgggtgactgggagaatagtGGTACTCTCGATAGTTATAGGGAGGTTAAGAGGAAGGTTGGGTTTGAAGAGGgaagatgaattcagttttggatatgttgagtccTTGACACTGAGTTTGAAATGTTtgataggcagttggagatgtgataCTGAAGGTCACTAGAGAGGTTAGCACTGGccaaatagatttgagaatcattagcacagagatgataattgaatctatgggagctgatgagatcatcaagtgaaacagtatgaagagaaaagagtgcccaggacagagccctgtggaTCACCCACGGTGATTGTGTATGACCTGGATAAATATTCAGCAAAgtagactgagaaggaacagtcagccaggtaggaagagaacctaaagagaagagagttTCAAGGAGAGGGTGCCTGACCACATTGGAGGACTACAAAGAGgttaagaagaatgaggattgagaaaaagccattagatttgacaattagaTTGTTAGTActtttggagagagtagttttgtTGTGGAATGATGAGGTCTGAAGTCTAGGCTATAAAAATTAAGCAAGtgtgagaaaaggaagaggaagccaTTGTGGTAGATGTTCCTTTTCAAGTTTAACTACCAAAGACAGGAGAGATATGGGACTATTGCTGATGGAGATGGCCAATTTATCCCAGTGTTACAGACTGATAACAAATTACTCTCCATCATGCCCTCTTTGCTCAAGCCAAACCATCTATTTGCTCTTCTCCCAAAGTGACATTTTGTCTCCcttttccatgcctttgcacaggctctCCTTCATGCATGAAATGTTCACCTTCCTCACCTTCTCTCTCTGTTGGTGTCCTTCATTCCCTTGGAGGGTCACCTTAATAGGCTTCTTGGAAAAGGCTTTTTTTGGTTTCTCCTAAATTGTTACCCTCCCctaaaaaaaatcactatatGTTATTTTGCATAGACCCAGTATTTACTTACTTGTAAACATCcccttaggagaaaaaaatgtaagctcTTAGGACAGAGACtgccttatttttgtctttgtatcctgatTTGCACGGAGGCGCTTAATGAATTTGTTGATTATTCCAAAGTTTTTGTTAGTTCTGCttagaaattctgatgatttttatgtatttactttgtattttagcACCTTGATGACATTATTAATTATCTCAGTTAACTTCTTCACTCATTCTTTGAGATTTGCTTAGATCACCATCATGTAATCTACAAATAGAgataattttactttctttttggtGATGTTTATACCTTTAATTTGAGatagctaaatggcacagtggatggaatgcagggcctggagtcattgagacctgagttcaaattcaaccttaagACAactaatagctttgtgacccaagcaagtcactttcactgtttgccgcagtttcctcatctgtaaaatggagatgataattggtACCCATGTCCCAGGAttttttttgaggatcaaatgaaataataatttgaaGTAATTAGCATGGtgtgtgatatataaatgttaacttattaacttatttttttgtcatattgatATATAG from Notamacropus eugenii isolate mMacEug1 chromosome 1, mMacEug1.pri_v2, whole genome shotgun sequence includes these protein-coding regions:
- the ABHD17C gene encoding alpha/beta hydrolase domain-containing protein 17C isoform X2, yielding MPEPGPRMNGFSLGELCWLFCCPPCPSRIAAKLAFLPPEPTYTVLAPEQRGEQPPAPAPQQQPQQQPQPAPASEEAAGACSLHLSERADWQYSQRELDAVEVFFSRTARDNRLGCMFVRCAPSSRYTLLFSHGNAVDLGQMCSFYIGLGSRINCNIFSYDYSGYGVSSGKPSEKNLYADIDAAWQALRTRYGVSPENIILYGQSIGTVPTVDLASRYECAAVILHSPLMSGLRVAFPDTRKTYCFDAFPSIDKISKVTSPVLVIHGTEDEVIDFSHGLAMYERCPRAVEPLWVEGAGHNDIELYAQYLERLKQFISHELPNS
- the ABHD17C gene encoding alpha/beta hydrolase domain-containing protein 17C isoform X1 — encoded protein: MPEPGPRMNGFSLGELCWLFCCPPCPSRIAAKLAFLPPEPTYTVLAPEQRGEQPPAPAPQQQPQQQPQPAPASEEAAGACSLHLSERADWQYSQRELDAVEVFFSRTARDNRLGCMFVRCAPSSRYTLLFSHGNAVDLGQMCSFYIGLGSRINCNIFSYDYSGYGVSSGKPSEKNLYADIDAAWQALRTRVLYHQWNYWVKGCMIIFVTFTAYCQIPLQKDSTSLQIPPAMNECTCFSTIPPQYGVSPENIILYGQSIGTVPTVDLASRYECAAVILHSPLMSGLRVAFPDTRKTYCFDAFPSIDKISKVTSPVLVIHGTEDEVIDFSHGLAMYERCPRAVEPLWVEGAGHNDIELYAQYLERLKQFISHELPNS